In the genome of Christensenella timonensis, one region contains:
- the aroA gene encoding 3-phosphoshikimate 1-carboxyvinyltransferase — translation MKQITPSVLSGSIKVIPSKSISHRALICAALAPGISSLKNIAFSDDIKATAQALCDMGFCEYDVVDNICVVSGGLHKECKEVIDCGESGSTLRFLLPLALDGKKHCFTGHGRLLRRPMDGYDKIFVRNHVLFEKNEQRIEICGELSGGEYALPGDVSSQFVSGLLFKLPTLFDDSGIHITTEPESRPYIDITQDVQSNFKIRSRWVGNSIEISGRQGYVPNDMEIEGDYSHAAFFAAAAAITGKITIRGLKQDSKQGDKAIMGILKCMGAEISENEDEVTIEKAMLKPIEIDVSQIPDLVPVLAVLGCAIEGKTRIYNAGRLRYKESDRLHAITTELEKLGADIIEYQDSLVINGSGKLSGGEVDSHNDHRIAMALTVASCIARDDIILGGAGSVSKSAPDFFEEWKIVGGKVR, via the coding sequence ATGAAGCAAATCACACCGTCGGTATTATCCGGCAGCATCAAGGTGATCCCTTCCAAGAGCATATCTCACCGCGCGCTCATTTGTGCGGCGCTTGCCCCGGGGATATCCTCGTTGAAAAATATTGCTTTTTCCGACGATATCAAGGCAACTGCACAGGCCCTTTGCGACATGGGGTTTTGCGAATACGACGTGGTGGACAATATTTGTGTCGTTTCCGGCGGGCTGCACAAGGAATGTAAAGAGGTGATCGACTGCGGGGAATCCGGATCGACGCTGCGTTTTTTACTGCCGTTGGCCCTCGATGGAAAAAAACACTGTTTTACCGGGCATGGCCGCCTTTTGCGGCGCCCAATGGACGGGTACGACAAGATTTTTGTGCGCAATCATGTGCTTTTTGAAAAAAATGAACAGAGGATCGAGATTTGCGGGGAATTATCGGGCGGGGAATATGCATTGCCGGGGGACGTATCCTCGCAGTTTGTTTCCGGCCTTTTGTTCAAGCTCCCGACCCTGTTCGATGATTCCGGGATTCATATTACGACCGAGCCGGAATCGCGGCCGTACATCGATATTACACAGGATGTACAGAGCAACTTCAAGATCCGAAGCCGTTGGGTGGGGAACAGTATCGAGATATCGGGAAGGCAGGGTTATGTCCCCAATGACATGGAAATAGAAGGCGATTATTCCCATGCCGCTTTTTTCGCAGCGGCGGCAGCGATTACCGGAAAAATAACAATCCGGGGACTCAAACAGGATTCCAAGCAGGGCGATAAAGCAATCATGGGAATACTGAAATGTATGGGAGCGGAAATTTCGGAGAATGAAGACGAGGTCACGATCGAAAAAGCCATGCTCAAGCCGATAGAAATCGATGTATCACAGATCCCGGACCTGGTGCCGGTGCTCGCGGTTTTAGGCTGCGCGATAGAGGGGAAAACAAGGATATACAATGCGGGCCGGCTTCGTTATAAGGAAAGCGACCGCCTGCATGCTATTACAACGGAGCTTGAGAAGCTGGGCGCGGACATTATCGAATACCAGGACAGCCTTGTCATCAACGGAAGCGGAAAGTTAAGCGGCGGCGAAGTGGACAGCCACAACGACCACAGGATCGCAATGGCGCTTACCGTGGCCTCTTGCATCGCGCGGGACGATATTATCCTCGGCGGTGCAGGCAGCGTCAGCAAATCGGCGCCGGATTTCTTTGAAGAATGGAAAATCGTGGGGGGAAAAGTGCGATGA
- the aroC gene encoding chorismate synthase: MSATFGKILKTTVFGESHSAAIGVVIDGLPAGMEIDEALVREGMRRRAPNKSDASTKRSEPDLYEIVSGFFKGKATGTPLCAIIRNKDTRSQDYEKTAALLRPGHADYTGIVKYNGANDYRGGGHFSGRLTAPLVFAGSIARQFLDQKGIKVGVRIRSIADVADQKEFAPGLFEQVEKKDFPVVDDTAGERMREVIAQTRLEGDSVGGVLECVIGGVPAGLGEPFFDSMESRMAHMMFSIPAIKGIEFGDGFAITVMRGSKANDVPAMEDEKVTFQSNHNGGINGGISNGMPIVFRVAVKPTASIFKPQETLNIKTMKNETLQIHGRHDTCIALRAVEAVKCAAALVAADLFLEAQHD, encoded by the coding sequence ATGAGTGCTACCTTTGGAAAGATATTAAAAACGACGGTCTTTGGCGAATCTCATTCTGCGGCGATCGGCGTGGTGATCGACGGACTGCCGGCGGGGATGGAAATCGACGAGGCGCTTGTACGGGAAGGGATGAGACGGCGTGCACCCAATAAGAGCGACGCTTCGACTAAACGAAGCGAGCCGGATCTCTATGAGATCGTGAGCGGTTTTTTCAAGGGCAAAGCGACGGGAACGCCGCTGTGCGCGATCATCAGGAACAAGGATACGCGTTCGCAAGACTATGAAAAGACCGCCGCCTTGCTGCGCCCGGGACACGCGGACTATACGGGAATCGTAAAATATAACGGCGCAAACGACTATCGCGGCGGCGGCCATTTTTCCGGCAGGCTGACTGCGCCGCTCGTTTTTGCAGGCAGCATCGCCCGGCAGTTTCTGGATCAAAAAGGGATCAAGGTGGGGGTGCGTATCCGTTCCATTGCGGATGTAGCGGATCAAAAAGAATTTGCGCCCGGTTTGTTTGAACAAGTTGAAAAAAAAGATTTCCCGGTAGTGGACGACACGGCTGGAGAACGAATGCGTGAAGTGATCGCGCAGACGCGCCTTGAAGGCGACTCTGTTGGCGGCGTGCTTGAATGTGTGATCGGCGGCGTCCCGGCAGGACTGGGGGAACCGTTTTTTGACAGTATGGAAAGCAGGATGGCGCACATGATGTTCTCCATTCCTGCAATCAAGGGAATTGAATTTGGCGATGGGTTTGCCATCACGGTCATGCGCGGCAGCAAGGCCAATGACGTTCCGGCCATGGAAGACGAAAAAGTTACCTTCCAAAGCAATCATAACGGCGGGATAAACGGCGGGATCAGTAACGGTATGCCCATCGTGTTCCGCGTGGCTGTAAAGCCGACCGCTTCTATCTTTAAACCGCAGGAAACCCTCAACATCAAAACGATGAAAAATGAAACATTGCAAATACATGGACGACATGATACATGCATTGCACTGCGCGCGGTGGAAGCAGTCAAATGCGCGGCAGCCTTGGTGGCCGCCGACCTTTTTTTGGAGGCGCAGCATGACTGA
- the aroB gene encoding 3-dehydroquinate synthase, with translation MEKVQVHADNGSYDILIGDGVLNDEYLKQFEKYAVVTDDVVYDLYGERFSGADVIVLKAGEESKSMQNLEMIYDRLMDFGLDRNSVLAAVGGGVVGDICGFAAATFKRGVRFVQYPTTLLAQVDSSVGGKVAVNLKSGKNMVGAFYQPCAVFADTAALHTLDGRQYAAGMSEVIKYAYIADAGLHRTLLQEKVNVTAVVKRCCEIKTDYVQEDPYDTGIRMQLNYGHTIGHAIETVAGYGTFLHGEAVAIGMVCAAYLGERLGISPKGLMHDTISLLRKYDLPVMLKQELLEHALQILLKDKKAEGKDIRFVLIDQIGHAVLKKLPAEWIQKTIKEMKV, from the coding sequence ATGGAAAAGGTACAGGTGCATGCCGACAACGGCAGCTATGATATCCTGATCGGCGATGGGGTCTTAAACGACGAATACCTGAAGCAATTTGAAAAATATGCCGTCGTTACGGACGACGTCGTCTATGATTTATATGGTGAGCGCTTTTCCGGCGCGGATGTGATTGTGCTGAAAGCAGGGGAAGAATCCAAAAGCATGCAGAATCTGGAGATGATCTACGACCGCCTTATGGATTTCGGACTGGACAGGAACAGCGTGCTTGCCGCAGTAGGCGGCGGTGTGGTGGGCGATATCTGCGGTTTTGCGGCCGCAACCTTCAAACGGGGCGTCCGTTTCGTACAGTACCCGACTACGCTGCTTGCGCAGGTAGACAGCTCTGTTGGCGGAAAGGTCGCGGTCAATTTGAAAAGCGGAAAGAACATGGTGGGGGCATTTTACCAACCTTGCGCCGTCTTTGCCGATACGGCCGCGCTGCATACGCTCGATGGAAGGCAATACGCGGCAGGAATGTCCGAAGTCATTAAATATGCGTATATCGCAGATGCCGGACTACACCGCACGCTGTTGCAGGAGAAGGTAAACGTAACCGCAGTTGTAAAGCGCTGCTGCGAGATCAAGACGGATTATGTACAGGAAGACCCGTACGATACGGGGATCCGTATGCAGCTCAATTATGGCCACACGATCGGCCATGCGATCGAAACGGTAGCCGGGTATGGTACGTTTTTACACGGCGAGGCTGTCGCTATCGGTATGGTATGCGCGGCCTACCTCGGAGAGCGGCTCGGCATTTCGCCCAAGGGCCTGATGCACGATACGATATCCCTGTTGCGAAAATACGATTTGCCTGTTATGCTGAAACAGGAACTTTTGGAGCATGCGTTACAGATCTTGTTAAAAGACAAAAAGGCAGAGGGCAAGGATATCCGTTTTGTACTGATCGATCAGATCGGACATGCGGTTCTGAAAAAACTGCCGGCAGAATGGATACAAAAAACAATAAAGGAAATGAAAGTATGA
- a CDS encoding bifunctional chorismate mutase/prephenate dehydratase, which yields MTELEKLRKQIDAVDQRIIDAFIERLGIAQGVAEYKIRQGLPVLDRSRERDVLKKRREMAHGASLDTDIDRLFELLMKISREHQARQMQKQKPARSKVDCKGIVGYQGVRGAYSDLAQHRYFADGVRSRSFPSFEGVFQAVTDGEIEYGVLPIENSYAGSVQQVYDLLNQYDVKIVGEQMIHIENALLGVPGAAIDGIREVYSHDQPFLQCAEYLKRHPDWKQIPYYNTAASARYVAECGDKAKAAIASKYAGQIYGLEVLEPSISTSGENSTRFIVIGAQLLKDAAANKASIGFVLEHKPGALARVLNAFAHLHLNMVKIESRPLRDKNFEYRFYVDFAGAGIAQQLDHALEEIKPYCAQLRLLGVYKNGEQE from the coding sequence ATGACTGAACTGGAAAAATTGCGTAAGCAGATCGATGCGGTAGATCAAAGGATCATTGACGCGTTCATAGAACGACTGGGCATTGCACAGGGGGTGGCGGAATACAAAATCAGGCAGGGCTTGCCCGTGCTTGACCGTTCACGCGAGCGGGACGTGCTCAAAAAAAGGCGTGAAATGGCGCACGGTGCGTCGCTTGATACGGATATTGACCGCTTGTTTGAGCTGCTGATGAAAATCAGCAGGGAACACCAGGCGAGACAGATGCAAAAGCAAAAACCTGCCCGATCCAAAGTGGATTGTAAAGGTATTGTCGGCTATCAGGGCGTTCGCGGGGCCTACTCCGATCTGGCGCAGCACCGCTACTTTGCGGATGGTGTGCGCAGCAGGAGCTTTCCTTCCTTTGAAGGCGTTTTTCAAGCGGTAACGGATGGAGAAATCGAATATGGCGTGCTGCCTATCGAAAATTCGTATGCGGGCAGCGTGCAGCAGGTTTACGACCTTCTGAACCAATATGACGTAAAAATCGTTGGCGAGCAGATGATCCACATCGAAAATGCTTTGCTGGGCGTGCCGGGAGCGGCGATCGATGGGATCAGGGAAGTATATTCACACGACCAGCCCTTTTTGCAGTGTGCGGAATATTTGAAACGCCACCCGGACTGGAAGCAGATACCCTATTATAATACCGCCGCAAGCGCAAGGTATGTAGCGGAATGCGGGGACAAGGCAAAAGCGGCGATTGCGAGCAAATATGCCGGGCAAATTTATGGGCTGGAGGTGTTGGAGCCCTCCATCAGTACGAGCGGGGAAAATTCGACGCGTTTTATTGTGATCGGGGCACAGCTTCTGAAAGATGCCGCGGCAAACAAGGCGAGTATCGGTTTTGTATTGGAGCATAAGCCGGGCGCCCTTGCGCGCGTACTCAACGCATTTGCACATTTGCACCTCAATATGGTAAAGATCGAATCGCGACCACTGCGAGATAAGAATTTTGAATACCGTTTTTATGTTGACTTTGCGGGCGCGGGGATCGCGCAGCAGCTCGACCATGCATTGGAGGAGATCAAGCCGTATTGCGCGCAGCTGCGGCTGCTCGGCGTCTATAAGAACGGGGAGCAGGAATGA